The Streptomyces cynarae genome contains a region encoding:
- a CDS encoding peptide ABC transporter substrate-binding protein: MRGAKSAKWVAIAAVVALGATACGGGGDSGSGGGKSNGIVSMEIGEPQNSLVPTNTYETEGGQVINALFTGLTKLDGNNKVVNAMAQSIETKDNKVWTIKLKPGYTFHNGEKVTAQSFIDAWNYGANQTNAQQTNPLFSHIQGYKDLNPGEGKKPKTDKMSGLKAIDDNTLQVTLDGPFSAFPSQLSFTAFVPVPKAFFKDPKGFGEAPIGNGPFMMKGKVKHNQEIDTVKYDKYPDASKIEVKGVDFKIYSNLDTAYKDLVAGNLDIDINVPTSGLPTYKKDLPGRTIDEADSAVGYIGFPIKYNKAFQNADLRKSISMAIDRKTIAEKVFVGARTPADDYISPIIDGYRKGACGEACTYNPSKAKELYKQAGGLPGNSLEIGYNADGGHKEWVEAVANQLQQNLGIKVTAKPFEQFQAILNDLDAKKYQGAFRMAWSMDYPDMEDYLRPVFSKDAIANGSNYSGYVNEEFEKLLVKGDQAPTHEEAVKIYQQADDVLLKDLPYIPVYFYTLNAGFSENIKSMTVAGHQVLWDTVKLG; the protein is encoded by the coding sequence ATGCGTGGTGCCAAGAGCGCCAAGTGGGTTGCGATAGCCGCGGTTGTGGCGCTGGGCGCGACGGCCTGCGGTGGTGGCGGGGACAGCGGCTCGGGCGGCGGCAAGAGCAACGGCATCGTGTCGATGGAGATCGGTGAGCCGCAGAACAGCCTGGTCCCCACCAACACGTACGAGACCGAGGGCGGCCAGGTCATCAACGCTCTCTTCACGGGTCTGACCAAGCTCGACGGCAACAACAAGGTCGTCAACGCGATGGCGCAGTCGATCGAGACCAAGGACAACAAGGTCTGGACGATCAAGCTGAAGCCGGGCTACACCTTCCACAACGGCGAGAAGGTGACCGCCCAGTCGTTCATCGACGCCTGGAACTACGGCGCCAACCAGACGAACGCACAGCAGACCAACCCGCTGTTCAGCCACATCCAGGGCTACAAGGACCTGAACCCGGGCGAGGGCAAGAAGCCCAAGACCGACAAGATGTCGGGTCTGAAGGCCATCGACGACAACACCCTCCAGGTCACCCTGGACGGTCCGTTCTCGGCGTTCCCGTCGCAGCTGTCCTTCACCGCGTTCGTCCCGGTGCCCAAGGCGTTCTTCAAGGACCCGAAGGGCTTCGGCGAGGCCCCGATCGGCAACGGCCCCTTCATGATGAAGGGGAAGGTCAAGCACAACCAGGAAATCGACACGGTCAAGTACGACAAGTACCCGGACGCCTCGAAGATCGAGGTCAAGGGGGTCGACTTCAAGATCTACTCGAACCTGGACACGGCCTACAAGGACCTGGTCGCGGGCAACCTCGACATCGACATCAACGTCCCGACCTCGGGTCTGCCGACCTACAAGAAGGACCTGCCCGGCCGCACGATCGACGAGGCCGACTCGGCCGTCGGCTACATCGGCTTCCCGATCAAGTACAACAAGGCGTTCCAGAACGCGGACCTGCGCAAGTCCATCTCCATGGCGATCGACCGGAAGACGATCGCCGAGAAGGTCTTCGTCGGTGCCCGTACGCCCGCGGACGACTACATCAGCCCCATCATCGACGGCTACCGCAAGGGCGCCTGCGGTGAGGCCTGCACCTACAACCCGAGCAAGGCCAAGGAGCTCTACAAGCAGGCCGGCGGGCTGCCCGGCAACTCGCTGGAGATCGGCTACAACGCCGACGGCGGCCACAAGGAGTGGGTCGAGGCGGTCGCCAACCAGCTCCAGCAGAACCTGGGCATCAAGGTGACGGCCAAGCCGTTCGAGCAGTTCCAGGCCATCCTCAACGACCTGGACGCGAAGAAGTACCAGGGCGCGTTCCGCATGGCGTGGAGCATGGACTACCCGGACATGGAGGACTACCTCCGTCCGGTCTTCTCGAAGGACGCCATCGCCAACGGCTCCAACTACTCCGGCTACGTCAACGAGGAGTTCGAGAAGCTCCTCGTCAAGGGCGACCAGGCCCCGACGCACGAGGAAGCCGTCAAGATCTACCAGCAGGCCGACGACGTCCTCCTGAAGGACCTGCCGTACATCCCGGTGTACTTCTACACGCTGAACGCAGGTTTCAGCGAGAACATCAAGTCGATGACGGTCGCCGGCCACCAGGTCCTGTGGGACACGGTCAAGCTCGGCTGA
- a CDS encoding ABC transporter permease — translation MGRYVVRRLLQVIPVVIGVTFIIFCLVFALPGDPIQALAGDKRADPNIAAILRAHYHLNEPLYQQYWHYISGVFTGDLGETYNGRAISDIVAERFPVTLKLGLTAFAIEAVIGILAGIMSALKKGKFLDNVVLVATLLLISIPVFVLGSVLQLELGVNLKATPVAGIDKGWPQSYILPAIVLASTSMAYIARLVRTSLTESIRADYVRTAIAKGLPRRRVIGLHAMRNSLIPVVTFLGFDLGALMGGAIITERVFNMPGIGGQLAQSVYLRERPIVVGLVTLLVLIYLAANLVVDLMYAVLDPRIRYE, via the coding sequence ATGGGCCGATACGTCGTGCGCCGCCTCCTGCAGGTGATCCCTGTGGTGATAGGCGTCACGTTCATCATCTTCTGCCTGGTCTTCGCGCTGCCCGGCGACCCGATCCAGGCACTGGCCGGCGACAAGCGCGCCGACCCCAACATCGCGGCGATCCTCCGCGCGCACTACCACCTGAACGAGCCGCTGTACCAGCAGTACTGGCACTACATCAGTGGCGTCTTCACCGGTGACCTCGGTGAGACCTACAACGGCCGTGCCATCTCGGACATCGTCGCCGAGCGGTTCCCGGTCACGCTCAAGCTGGGCCTGACAGCCTTCGCCATCGAGGCCGTGATCGGCATCCTGGCGGGCATCATGTCCGCGCTGAAGAAGGGCAAGTTCCTCGACAACGTGGTGCTGGTCGCCACCCTCCTGCTGATCTCCATCCCGGTCTTCGTGCTGGGCAGCGTCCTTCAGCTGGAGCTCGGCGTGAACCTCAAGGCCACGCCGGTCGCCGGCATCGACAAGGGCTGGCCGCAGAGCTACATCCTCCCGGCCATCGTGCTCGCCTCGACCTCGATGGCGTACATCGCACGACTGGTACGGACGAGCCTGACGGAGTCGATCCGGGCCGACTACGTCCGCACCGCGATCGCCAAGGGCCTGCCGCGGCGCCGGGTCATCGGCCTGCACGCGATGCGCAACTCCCTGATCCCGGTCGTCACCTTCCTGGGCTTCGACCTCGGCGCCCTGATGGGCGGCGCCATCATCACCGAGCGGGTGTTCAACATGCCCGGTATCGGCGGCCAGCTGGCCCAGTCCGTCTATCTGCGTGAGCGGCCGATCGTCGTCGGCCTGGTGACCCTGCTGGTGCTGATCTACCTGGCCGCCAACCTCGTCGTAGACCTGATGTACGCCGTGCTCGACCCGAGGATCCGCTATGAGTGA
- a CDS encoding ABC transporter permease has translation MSEKTIERPTTDEASLAKEIEAEEKAAARQASLLKDGWADLRKRPMFLGTAFIIVCLLALAIVPSLFTARSPFSDGFCQLQNSMNGPSSGHWFGFDVQGCDIYTRTVYGTRNSIVVGVVTTVATTLIGGLVGMLAGLVGGWVDAVLSRITEVFSALPLIVGGLLIMSIWGGGDVWTVSFIMAILGWPQVFRIMRGEVISNKYNDYVMAARALGAGSGRIAFRHILPNTLAPVIVITTMNLGVYIAAEAALSYLGIGIQYPNISWGLMISDAQDRFLTSPHALLFPAGALSITVLAFIMLGDVVRDAFDPKMR, from the coding sequence ATGAGTGAGAAGACGATAGAGAGGCCCACCACCGACGAGGCCTCCCTCGCCAAGGAGATCGAGGCCGAGGAGAAAGCGGCGGCCCGTCAGGCCAGCCTGCTCAAGGACGGCTGGGCGGACCTGCGGAAGCGGCCCATGTTCCTCGGGACCGCCTTCATCATCGTCTGCCTGCTCGCGCTGGCGATCGTGCCCAGCCTGTTCACGGCGCGCTCCCCGTTCTCGGACGGCTTCTGCCAGCTGCAGAACTCCATGAACGGGCCGTCGTCCGGGCACTGGTTCGGCTTCGACGTGCAGGGCTGCGACATCTACACGCGGACCGTGTACGGCACCCGCAACTCGATCGTCGTCGGCGTGGTGACCACCGTCGCCACCACTCTGATCGGCGGCCTGGTGGGCATGCTGGCCGGTCTGGTCGGCGGCTGGGTCGACGCGGTGCTGTCCCGGATCACCGAGGTCTTCTCGGCTCTGCCGCTCATCGTCGGCGGTCTGCTGATCATGTCGATCTGGGGCGGCGGCGACGTGTGGACGGTGTCGTTCATCATGGCGATCCTCGGCTGGCCGCAGGTCTTCCGGATCATGCGCGGCGAGGTCATCTCGAACAAGTACAACGACTACGTGATGGCCGCCCGTGCGCTCGGCGCGGGCTCGGGTCGGATCGCGTTCCGGCACATCCTGCCGAACACGCTCGCCCCCGTCATCGTCATCACCACCATGAACCTCGGTGTCTACATCGCCGCCGAGGCCGCCCTGTCCTACCTGGGCATCGGCATCCAGTACCCCAACATCTCGTGGGGTCTGATGATCAGTGACGCCCAGGACCGGTTCCTGACCTCGCCGCACGCGCTGCTGTTCCCGGCCGGCGCCCTGAGCATCACCGTGCTGGCGTTCATCATGCTCGGCGACGTCGTCCGCGACGCCTTCGACCCGAAGATGCGCTGA
- a CDS encoding ABC transporter ATP-binding protein, which yields MTTIQPTDAVPAPRPGDAEKTGPLLEVRDLHVEFQTREGVVRAVNGVNYSVNSGETLAVLGESGSGKSVTAQAIMGILDMPPARIPQGEIRFYGEDMLKMSAEERRKLRGARIAMIFQDALSALNPVLSVGFQLGEMFRVHRGLSRKEAKAKAIELMDRVKIPAAAARVNDYPHQFSGGMRQRIMIAMALALEPDLIIADEPTTALDVTVQAQVMDLLAELQREYHMGLILITHDLGVVADVADKIAVMYAGRIVETAPVHELYKRPAHPYTRGLLDSIPRLDQKGQDLYAIKGLPPNLLKVPGGCAFNPRCEKAQDICRTERPPLVPVTEQDGTELPGRASACHFWKETIHG from the coding sequence GTGACCACCATCCAACCGACGGACGCCGTCCCGGCTCCGCGACCCGGCGACGCCGAGAAGACCGGCCCGCTGCTCGAAGTGCGTGACCTGCACGTCGAGTTCCAGACCCGCGAGGGTGTGGTCCGGGCCGTCAACGGCGTCAACTACTCGGTGAACTCCGGGGAGACGCTCGCCGTGCTCGGCGAGTCCGGCTCCGGCAAGTCCGTGACCGCGCAGGCGATCATGGGCATCCTTGACATGCCGCCGGCCCGCATCCCGCAGGGAGAGATCCGCTTCTACGGCGAGGACATGCTGAAGATGTCCGCCGAGGAACGGCGCAAGCTGCGCGGCGCGCGGATCGCGATGATCTTCCAGGACGCGCTCTCCGCGCTCAACCCCGTGCTCAGCGTGGGTTTCCAGCTCGGTGAGATGTTCCGCGTCCACCGGGGGCTCTCCCGCAAGGAGGCCAAGGCCAAGGCGATCGAGCTGATGGACCGGGTGAAGATCCCGGCGGCCGCGGCACGCGTGAACGACTACCCGCATCAGTTCTCCGGCGGTATGCGCCAGCGCATCATGATCGCCATGGCGCTCGCCCTGGAGCCGGACCTGATCATCGCCGACGAGCCGACCACGGCCCTCGACGTGACCGTCCAGGCCCAGGTGATGGACCTGCTCGCGGAGCTGCAGCGCGAGTACCACATGGGCCTGATCCTCATCACCCACGACCTGGGTGTCGTCGCGGACGTCGCCGACAAGATCGCGGTGATGTACGCGGGCCGCATCGTGGAGACGGCGCCGGTGCACGAGCTGTACAAGCGCCCGGCCCACCCCTACACCCGGGGTCTGCTCGACTCGATCCCGCGCCTGGACCAGAAGGGCCAGGACCTCTACGCGATCAAGGGCTTGCCGCCCAACCTGCTGAAGGTGCCCGGCGGTTGCGCCTTCAACCCACGGTGCGAGAAGGCGCAGGACATCTGCCGCACGGAGCGTCCGCCGCTGGTCCCGGTGACCGAGCAGGACGGAACGGAACTGCCCGGCCGCGCGAGCGCGTGCCACTTCTGGAAGGAGACGATCCATGGCTGA
- a CDS encoding ABC transporter ATP-binding protein, with amino-acid sequence MAEPTKTGEPQDATPNVSAVDVADVHSEEEAVAALEAPVDRGEPILQVRNLVKHFPLTQGIVIKRQIGAVKAVDGVSFDLYQGETLGIVGESGCGKSTVAKLVMNLERATAGEIFYKGQDITKLSGKALKAVRRNIQMIFQDPYTSLNPRMTVGDIIGEPFDIHPEVAPKGDRRRKVQELLDVVGLNPEYINRYPHQFSGGQRQRIGIARGLALNPEVIICDEPVSALDVSVQAQVINLMERLQDEFNLSYMFIAHDLSIVRHISDRVGVMYLGKIVEIGDDEQIYDHPTHPYTQALLSAVPVPDPEAREHRERIILTGDVPSPANPPSGCSFRTRCWKATDRCAEEVPLLAVPERFKGADTPAAHESACHFAEEKDVVHAA; translated from the coding sequence ATGGCTGAGCCGACCAAGACCGGCGAGCCGCAGGACGCGACACCGAACGTCTCCGCCGTGGACGTCGCCGACGTGCACTCCGAGGAGGAGGCGGTCGCCGCCCTCGAGGCGCCGGTCGACCGGGGCGAGCCGATTCTGCAGGTGCGCAACCTGGTCAAGCACTTCCCGCTGACCCAGGGCATCGTCATCAAGCGTCAGATCGGCGCGGTCAAGGCCGTCGACGGCGTCTCCTTCGACCTCTACCAGGGCGAGACCCTGGGCATCGTGGGTGAGTCCGGATGCGGCAAGTCGACGGTGGCCAAGCTCGTGATGAACCTGGAGCGGGCGACCGCCGGTGAGATCTTCTACAAGGGCCAGGACATCACCAAGCTGTCCGGCAAGGCCCTCAAGGCGGTCCGCCGCAACATCCAGATGATCTTCCAGGACCCGTACACGTCGCTCAACCCGCGTATGACGGTGGGCGACATCATCGGCGAGCCCTTCGACATCCACCCCGAGGTGGCCCCCAAGGGCGACCGGCGCCGCAAGGTGCAGGAGCTCCTCGACGTCGTGGGTCTCAACCCGGAGTACATCAACCGCTACCCGCACCAGTTCTCGGGCGGTCAGCGCCAGCGCATCGGCATCGCCCGCGGCCTGGCCCTGAACCCCGAGGTCATCATCTGCGACGAGCCGGTCTCCGCCCTGGACGTGTCGGTCCAGGCGCAGGTCATCAACCTGATGGAGCGACTGCAGGACGAGTTCAACCTCTCCTACATGTTCATCGCGCACGACCTGTCGATCGTCCGGCACATCTCGGACCGCGTGGGCGTGATGTACCTCGGCAAGATCGTCGAGATCGGCGACGACGAGCAGATCTACGACCACCCGACGCACCCCTACACCCAGGCGCTGCTGTCGGCGGTCCCCGTGCCGGACCCGGAGGCCCGTGAGCACCGCGAACGGATCATCCTCACCGGCGACGTGCCGTCCCCGGCCAACCCGCCCTCGGGCTGCAGCTTCCGCACCCGCTGCTGGAAGGCCACGGACAGGTGCGCCGAGGAGGTGCCGCTGCTGGCGGTCCCGGAGCGCTTCAAGGGCGCGGACACCCCCGCGGCCCACGAGTCGGCGTGCCACTTCGCCGAGGAGAAGGACGTCGTGCACGCGGCCTGA
- a CDS encoding ABC transporter ATP-binding protein encodes MTTSPTTPATASPTESPLLSAEGLRVTFPGRHGAVPSRAVDGVNLDIRPGEIVALVGESGCGKTTLARALLGLVPPTSGSVRFAGRPLDYSARALKAYRRRVQLVLQDPSGSLNPRHTVYEAVAEGLRIHGYGGDEQTAVAGALSRAGLRPPERFFLRYPHELSGGQRQRVVIAGALVLDPELIVADEPVASLDASVRGEILALLLRLRTELGLSALVVTHDLGLAWNIADRVAVMYLGRIVEAGDVEQVLTAPRHPYTQALLSVLPEAPGAPVVLSGEPPDPSRIPTGCRFHPRCQILSGGEAERAGVADACRTREPDVLGGSDVGQVACHWARTVVAP; translated from the coding sequence ATGACGACCTCACCGACGACACCGGCGACGGCCTCACCGACTGAGTCACCGCTGCTGAGCGCGGAGGGACTGCGCGTGACCTTCCCCGGGCGCCACGGCGCTGTGCCGTCCCGGGCGGTGGACGGTGTGAACCTCGACATCCGCCCCGGGGAGATCGTGGCGCTGGTCGGCGAGTCGGGCTGCGGCAAGACGACACTGGCCCGGGCACTGCTCGGCCTGGTACCGCCGACGTCGGGAAGCGTCCGCTTCGCCGGGCGGCCGCTCGACTACTCCGCCCGGGCCCTGAAGGCGTACCGCAGGCGCGTCCAGCTGGTGCTCCAGGACCCGAGCGGATCGCTCAACCCCCGGCACACGGTGTACGAGGCGGTCGCGGAGGGGCTGCGGATCCACGGGTACGGCGGAGACGAGCAGACGGCGGTCGCGGGGGCCCTCTCCCGGGCGGGACTCCGCCCACCGGAGCGCTTCTTCCTGCGCTATCCGCACGAGCTGTCGGGAGGCCAGCGCCAGCGCGTGGTGATCGCGGGCGCGCTCGTCCTGGACCCGGAACTGATTGTCGCCGACGAGCCGGTGGCCTCCCTCGACGCCTCGGTGCGCGGCGAGATCCTGGCCCTGCTGCTGCGCCTGCGCACCGAACTGGGCCTGTCCGCGCTGGTCGTGACGCACGATCTGGGCCTGGCGTGGAACATCGCGGACCGGGTGGCGGTGATGTACCTCGGCCGGATCGTGGAGGCGGGCGACGTCGAACAGGTCCTCACCGCCCCACGGCACCCCTACACCCAGGCGCTGCTGTCGGTCCTCCCGGAAGCCCCGGGCGCCCCTGTCGTCCTGTCCGGCGAACCCCCGGACCCCTCCCGCATCCCCACGGGCTGCCGCTTCCACCCCCGCTGCCAGATCCTGTCCGGCGGGGAGGCGGAACGGGCGGGCGTCGCGGACGCGTGCCGGACGCGGGAACCGGACGTGCTGGGCGGGAGCGACGTCGGGCAGGTGGCGTGCCACTGGGCTCGGACCGTCGTCGCCCCTTGA
- a CDS encoding ABC transporter ATP-binding protein, with amino-acid sequence MTLLEVRDLEVTYAGGAAAVRGVDLVLEAGQRLGIAGESGCGKSTLALALLRLLPPGTRVGGQVLLDGEDVLTMRWGQVRAVRWAGASIVFQGAMHSLNPVHRIGDQIAEPMLLHRKATAAEAKRRTGELLEHVGLPAARATAFPHELSGGQRQRVMIAMALACDPRLVIADEPTTALDVMIQAQILRLIGRLVAEQDLGLIMISHDLAVLAETCDRLAVMYAGRVVEEGPARQLYDDARHPYAGALSAAFPRIGDPASRYAPHGLAGDPPDPSALPSGCAFHPRCPVVLDGCATQDQELRDAGPSRRAACVHVPPHPAPGPTAATEDARSTP; translated from the coding sequence TTGACGCTGCTCGAGGTGAGGGACCTGGAGGTGACCTACGCCGGCGGGGCCGCCGCCGTGCGGGGCGTCGACCTGGTGCTGGAGGCGGGGCAGAGGCTCGGCATCGCGGGCGAGTCGGGCTGCGGGAAGTCCACCCTGGCACTGGCCCTGCTGCGGCTGCTGCCGCCCGGCACCCGGGTCGGCGGACAGGTCCTGCTGGACGGCGAGGACGTGCTGACGATGCGGTGGGGGCAGGTCAGGGCGGTCCGCTGGGCGGGGGCCTCCATCGTCTTCCAGGGAGCGATGCACTCCCTCAACCCGGTGCACCGGATCGGTGACCAGATCGCCGAGCCGATGCTGCTGCATCGCAAGGCGACCGCGGCCGAGGCGAAGCGCAGGACCGGCGAACTGCTGGAGCACGTGGGCCTCCCGGCCGCACGGGCGACGGCGTTCCCCCACGAGCTGTCCGGCGGCCAGCGCCAGCGCGTGATGATCGCCATGGCGCTCGCCTGCGACCCACGGCTGGTCATCGCCGACGAGCCGACGACGGCCTTGGACGTGATGATCCAGGCGCAGATCCTGCGGCTGATCGGCCGACTCGTCGCCGAACAGGACCTCGGCCTGATCATGATCAGCCACGACCTCGCCGTCCTCGCCGAGACCTGCGACCGGCTGGCGGTGATGTACGCGGGCCGGGTGGTCGAGGAGGGCCCGGCCCGGCAGCTCTACGACGACGCCCGGCATCCGTACGCCGGCGCCCTGTCCGCGGCGTTCCCCCGCATCGGCGACCCGGCCTCCCGCTATGCCCCGCACGGCCTGGCGGGCGATCCGCCCGACCCGTCCGCCCTGCCGTCCGGCTGCGCCTTCCATCCGCGCTGCCCGGTGGTGCTGGACGGCTGCGCCACCCAGGACCAGGAGCTGCGGGACGCCGGCCCGAGCCGCCGGGCGGCGTGCGTGCATGTGCCGCCACATCCCGCCCCCGGTCCGACGGCGGCGACGGAGGACGCGAGGAGCACCCCATGA
- a CDS encoding ABC transporter permease: MTTDTTPPGGPTRTDTTPPVAKASPRTLAWQRRRRSAARFWAHYRTHRAGLVGLAVLVLFAAVALTAPLTVGSDVSSVTGAPGRPLQHPSGGFPLGTDRFGRNLLGLVVWGSRISLLVGLLAAVLSVAIGALVGITAGHFRGAYATVMMRITDWFLVMPTLVLAIALATVMSRSLGTVILAIGVTSWPTTARLVRAQTLAVESRPYIERARALGGGHAHIMLRHVLPNVMPLVLAQTTLMISSSILAEATLAFLGMGDPTVVSWGGLLQDAREAGAVSSGDWWYLVPPGIAIAVVALAFTLCGRAVESVLNPRLGVER; encoded by the coding sequence ATGACGACCGACACGACTCCCCCGGGCGGGCCGACCCGTACCGACACGACTCCTCCGGTGGCGAAGGCGAGCCCGCGTACGCTCGCCTGGCAGCGCCGCCGCCGCTCCGCCGCCCGTTTCTGGGCGCACTACCGCACGCACCGCGCCGGGCTCGTGGGCCTGGCCGTCCTCGTCCTGTTCGCCGCGGTCGCGCTCACCGCGCCGCTGACCGTCGGTTCCGACGTGTCGAGTGTGACCGGCGCTCCGGGCCGGCCGCTTCAGCATCCGAGCGGCGGGTTCCCGCTGGGCACGGACCGGTTCGGGCGGAACCTGCTGGGCCTGGTGGTGTGGGGCTCGCGGATCTCGCTGCTGGTCGGGCTGCTCGCGGCGGTGCTGTCCGTGGCGATCGGCGCGCTGGTCGGGATCACCGCCGGTCACTTCCGGGGCGCCTACGCCACGGTGATGATGCGGATCACGGACTGGTTCCTGGTGATGCCGACGCTCGTCCTCGCCATCGCGCTCGCCACCGTGATGTCCCGCTCGCTCGGTACGGTGATTCTGGCGATCGGTGTGACGTCCTGGCCGACCACGGCCCGGCTGGTGCGGGCGCAGACCCTGGCGGTGGAGTCCCGGCCCTACATCGAGCGGGCGCGGGCGCTCGGCGGCGGCCACGCTCACATCATGCTGCGGCACGTGCTGCCCAACGTCATGCCGCTGGTGTTGGCGCAGACGACCCTGATGATCTCCTCGTCCATCCTCGCCGAGGCGACGCTCGCCTTCCTCGGCATGGGCGACCCGACGGTCGTGTCGTGGGGCGGTCTGCTCCAGGACGCCCGCGAGGCGGGCGCGGTGAGCTCCGGCGACTGGTGGTACCTGGTGCCGCCGGGCATCGCGATCGCCGTCGTCGCCCTGGCCTTCACGCTGTGCGGCCGCGCGGTGGAGTCCGTCCTCAACCCCCGGCTGGGGGTGGAGCGTTGA
- a CDS encoding ABC transporter permease: MEPARELRTHAGTPYLRYAAGKAGGAAVSLLAVLVTSFFLFRLIPGDPVKFMTGGRPVSAAQLAAYRREFGLDLPLWQQFTDYCGKALTGDLGTSYQFRAPVIDRITEALPNTLLLTGTAFVLYTVLGIVLGTRSAWRHGRLGDRLNTGVALTLYSIPSFWLGLLLIIVFAVGVGPVPGVFPTGGMESGGKEGFAYAVDVAHHLVLPVITLVAVEYGQTLLVTRSALLDEMGSDYLTTARAKGLRDDLVRRRHAVPNALLPTVTLVFVNLGRTVAGVILVETVFSWPGLGGLFYQALSVPDLPLVQGLFFVFASAVILMNTLADLIYPLLDPRVGR; the protein is encoded by the coding sequence GTGGAACCGGCGCGCGAACTGCGGACACATGCCGGCACCCCGTACCTGCGGTACGCGGCGGGCAAGGCGGGCGGCGCCGCCGTCTCCTTGCTCGCCGTCCTCGTGACCAGCTTCTTCCTCTTCCGGCTGATCCCGGGCGACCCGGTGAAGTTCATGACGGGCGGCCGCCCGGTATCGGCCGCGCAGCTGGCGGCCTATCGCAGGGAGTTCGGTCTCGACCTGCCGTTGTGGCAGCAGTTCACGGACTACTGCGGCAAGGCGCTCACGGGCGACCTCGGCACGTCGTACCAGTTCCGGGCACCCGTCATCGACAGGATCACCGAGGCGCTGCCGAACACGCTGCTGCTCACCGGCACCGCGTTCGTCCTCTACACGGTCCTCGGCATCGTCCTCGGCACCCGCTCGGCGTGGCGCCACGGCCGGCTCGGCGACCGGCTCAACACCGGTGTGGCGCTGACCCTGTACTCGATCCCCTCCTTCTGGCTGGGCCTGCTGCTCATCATCGTGTTCGCGGTGGGCGTGGGCCCGGTCCCGGGTGTGTTCCCGACCGGAGGCATGGAGTCGGGCGGCAAGGAGGGCTTCGCGTACGCCGTCGACGTCGCCCACCATCTCGTCCTGCCGGTGATCACGCTGGTGGCGGTCGAGTACGGGCAGACGCTGCTGGTCACCCGTTCGGCGCTGCTCGACGAGATGGGCAGCGACTACCTGACCACCGCGCGCGCCAAGGGCCTGAGGGACGACCTGGTCCGGCGCCGGCACGCCGTGCCGAACGCGCTGCTGCCGACCGTGACGCTGGTCTTCGTCAATCTCGGCCGGACCGTCGCGGGGGTGATCCTCGTGGAGACCGTGTTCTCCTGGCCCGGCCTCGGCGGGCTCTTCTACCAGGCGCTGAGCGTGCCCGACCTTCCCCTGGTCCAGGGCCTGTTCTTCGTCTTCGCCTCGGCGGTGATCCTCATGAACACGCTGGCCGACCTGATCTATCCGCTGCTCGACCCCCGGGTGGGCCGATGA